The proteins below are encoded in one region of Desulfovibrio sp. Huiquan2017:
- a CDS encoding TRAP transporter substrate-binding protein, whose product MTQSLARKGLIAGMLFICAIFVLGATPGTAHARKLKIRLAHPMAPGNNVTLGYEKFKEVLEDISGGQIKVQLFPNCMMGSDRDGMEATQRGSIEMASSSSPNMANFSKKFLIFDLPYVTNRKYQKNLYAALDNGALGKYFDDLAEEINLRPIMFSEYGYRNFVTSDKPITKAADLAKLKVRTTASPVEVETAKALGMNPTPIAWAEVYTAMQQGTVDGEGNTFSLLCDAKHDEVIKYAVDSRHNYSMHILMCNNKWWKGLKPQQQQWIKQAAREALTYQRGISTELEAKATQKMLDEGIQIHQLTDPELAEFKELTRPVWDKFRQDIPAELFDMIAATQQ is encoded by the coding sequence ATGACACAGTCTTTAGCCCGAAAAGGCCTGATCGCAGGCATGCTTTTCATCTGCGCGATCTTCGTCCTGGGCGCCACCCCCGGCACGGCCCACGCCCGCAAGCTGAAAATCCGCCTGGCCCATCCCATGGCTCCGGGCAACAACGTGACCCTGGGATACGAAAAATTCAAAGAGGTCCTGGAAGACATCTCCGGCGGCCAGATCAAAGTCCAACTCTTCCCCAACTGCATGATGGGCTCGGACCGGGACGGCATGGAAGCGACCCAGCGCGGCTCCATTGAAATGGCCTCCAGTTCCTCCCCGAACATGGCCAACTTCTCCAAAAAATTCCTTATATTCGACCTTCCGTACGTAACCAACCGGAAATACCAGAAGAACCTGTACGCGGCTCTCGACAACGGCGCGCTGGGCAAATACTTCGACGACCTGGCCGAGGAGATCAACCTGCGCCCGATCATGTTCAGCGAATACGGCTACCGCAACTTCGTGACTTCCGACAAGCCCATCACCAAGGCCGCCGACCTGGCCAAGCTGAAGGTGCGCACCACGGCCTCCCCTGTCGAGGTTGAAACCGCCAAGGCCCTCGGCATGAACCCCACCCCCATCGCCTGGGCCGAGGTCTATACCGCCATGCAGCAGGGCACCGTGGACGGCGAAGGCAACACCTTCTCCCTGCTCTGCGACGCCAAGCACGACGAGGTCATCAAGTACGCCGTCGATTCCCGGCACAACTACAGCATGCATATCCTCATGTGCAACAACAAGTGGTGGAAGGGCTTGAAGCCCCAGCAGCAGCAATGGATCAAGCAGGCGGCCCGGGAAGCCCTGACTTACCAGCGCGGCATTTCCACCGAGTTGGAGGCCAAGGCCACCCAGAAGATGCTCGACGAGGGCATCCAGATCCACCAGTTGACCGATCCCGAACTGGCCGAGTTCAAGGAACTCACCCGCCCCGTCTGGGACAAGTTCCGCCAGGACATCCCGGCCGAGCTCTTTGACATGATCGCCGCCACCCAGCAATAA
- a CDS encoding amidohydrolase family protein yields MNVIDFRFRPHTPEVVNGIATSAMFKDLCEATHFDKCRPEPFDDIIKGLEQHHVIKAVITGRDCETTYASMANGNGSLLEFCKQAPDTFVGFWGIDPHKGMAAIRDLEQAVKNNESIQGAAIDPYLAKIYPHDAKYYPVYAKCCELGIPIIMTTGTASFVPGAVIDHVAPRFIDYVARDFPELKIIMSHGGYPWVSEAIIVTQRNKNVFIEMSEYELWPHAEAYTKAANELISDKMLFASAHPFIDYREQLEKYANLPFEKDVYEKVMYKNAARILGL; encoded by the coding sequence ATGAATGTTATTGATTTCAGATTCAGGCCCCATACCCCGGAAGTAGTCAACGGCATCGCCACCAGCGCCATGTTCAAAGACCTGTGCGAGGCCACCCACTTCGACAAATGCCGCCCGGAACCCTTTGACGACATCATCAAGGGATTGGAGCAGCACCACGTTATCAAGGCCGTCATCACCGGGCGCGACTGCGAAACGACCTACGCCTCCATGGCCAACGGCAACGGCAGCCTGCTGGAGTTCTGCAAGCAGGCGCCCGATACGTTCGTCGGGTTCTGGGGCATCGACCCGCACAAGGGCATGGCCGCCATCCGCGACCTTGAGCAGGCGGTAAAGAACAACGAAAGCATCCAGGGCGCGGCCATCGATCCCTATCTGGCCAAAATCTATCCCCATGACGCCAAGTATTATCCGGTGTACGCAAAGTGCTGCGAACTCGGGATTCCCATCATCATGACCACCGGCACCGCCAGCTTCGTTCCCGGCGCGGTGATCGACCACGTCGCCCCCCGCTTCATCGACTACGTGGCCCGGGACTTCCCCGAGCTCAAGATTATCATGAGCCACGGCGGCTACCCTTGGGTTTCCGAAGCCATCATCGTCACCCAGCGCAACAAGAACGTCTTCATCGAGATGTCCGAATACGAGCTGTGGCCCCACGCCGAAGCCTACACCAAGGCCGCCAACGAACTCATCTCCGACAAGATGCTCTTCGCCTCGGCCCACCCCTTCATCGACTACCGCGAACAGCTCGAAAAATACGCGAATCTGCCCTTTGAAAAGGACGTCTACGAAAAGGTCATGTACAAAAACGCGGCCCGTATCCTGGGTTTGTAA
- a CDS encoding sulfite exporter TauE/SafE family protein, producing the protein MTLIVFAVSWCIAGFVNHVVGLGAAMVAMPIVVHFIPLSLAVPSSTLIVLVLNLQLAWSYRQSIRWAHLAYVFVGCVLGVVAGIYLIRTLNNEWLKALMGLFLIVYAVYSLFFEKREPRSIRPAWGIPVGVCSTFFGTAFGFNGPPLAVFSTLSGWNAGEAKGFLGAAFILSGTAIVGGQCLAGLQTAQTLTYFLLACPASLLGGLLGIRFSRRFASKSNRRLLLCVLLFAGISQILSTFQEFFQ; encoded by the coding sequence ATGACATTGATCGTTTTCGCCGTATCCTGGTGCATCGCCGGGTTTGTGAACCACGTGGTGGGGCTGGGGGCCGCCATGGTGGCCATGCCCATCGTGGTCCATTTCATCCCCCTGAGCCTGGCCGTGCCCAGCTCCACGCTGATCGTGCTGGTGCTGAACCTCCAGCTCGCCTGGAGCTACCGGCAAAGCATACGCTGGGCGCATCTGGCGTATGTCTTTGTGGGCTGCGTCCTGGGGGTGGTGGCCGGGATTTATCTCATCAGGACGTTGAACAACGAGTGGCTGAAGGCGCTGATGGGCCTCTTTCTCATCGTTTACGCCGTGTACTCCCTGTTCTTCGAGAAGCGGGAGCCCCGGAGCATACGGCCTGCGTGGGGCATTCCCGTGGGGGTGTGCTCGACTTTTTTCGGTACGGCCTTCGGCTTTAACGGGCCGCCTCTGGCCGTGTTCTCCACCCTGTCCGGCTGGAACGCGGGCGAGGCCAAGGGCTTTCTCGGCGCGGCCTTCATCCTCAGCGGAACCGCCATCGTCGGCGGTCAATGCCTGGCCGGGCTGCAAACCGCGCAGACCCTGACTTATTTCCTTTTGGCGTGCCCGGCCTCGCTCCTGGGCGGCCTCCTCGGCATCCGGTTTTCCCGGCGGTTCGCCTCGAAGTCCAACCGCCGTCTCCTGCTGTGCGTGTTGCTTTTTGCCGGGATCTCACAGATACTGTCCACCTTTCAGGAGTTTTTCCAATGA